In one Bombyx mori chromosome 22, ASM3026992v2 genomic region, the following are encoded:
- the LOC119628359 gene encoding peroxidase, producing the protein MIIFVFLSLFAVTVNCIFYDSYTGNVISKDEVKQHDKANNTFWCVGEFEPCDPNEGRRVDGSCNNLQHPTRGASHTPFVRVLPAVYDKDFEPKTTKSGNAMPTPRYLRTSLWSVGKVSSQLFTQLAIHDFVFMSADVVSLHDTVKYILWKPYCCTAKGKTDRDCVQNKIPDDDPVHRFSDIRCLNMTRPESFQSTGCVKNGTVPERIVSSTPLIDLSMIYGSVLKSLLANGRLFKGGLLKYENSNGRIWPPSTKSQANLCFLNDKPRETRCHATPDIGSNTLASVNLMSIWFWRHHNFIAEQLAKINPCWDDNTLFNTARDINIAVALQIYLYELLPLFLGRDNLVRDGVLSPSFGYRDAYNPEILPQVSLEYPFVLRWLHSVQEGTLKMYDTKGYYLKQYPIVNLTLRTGFFDVDNNIDYITQGAFRQGSANIDHTADPDIVDIGLGPHQRASDLMTNDISKNRYFGFQPYVKYHEFCFGKTIKKWGDLEGVIDPERIEILKDLYEDVEDMDLLAGIWVERRIKGGFVPPTFYCLVVEQLVRNIVSDRHWYESSKRPNAFSLQQLFEIRKASIARILCDVGDKVTEIQPQAFLRPHSRNRISRCENIPGIDFTAWKDFKCNEQYTWQLVNE; encoded by the exons atgattatttttgtttttttatcactATTCGCCGTTACAGTTAATTGCATATTTTATGATTCTTACACGGGTAATGTTATTAGCAAAGATGAAGTGAAACAACACGACAAAGCGAATAAcacttt ttgGTGTGTCGGAGAGTTTGAACCTTGCGACCCGAACGAAGGCCGGCGTGTTGATGGCTCCTGCAATAATCTCCAACACCCAACCAGAGGCGCCAGTCATACTCCATTCGTCAGAGTCCTACCAGCTGTTTACGATAAAG ATTTTGAACCGAAAACAACGAAATCCGGAAATGCTATGCCCACTCCAAGGTATTTGAGAACAAGTCTGTGGAGTGTGGGCAAGGTATCCAGCCAATTGTTTACTCAACTAGCGATTCATGATTTCGTTTTCATGTCTGCTGATGTAGTGTCTCTTCATGATACAG ttaaatatattttatggaaGCCATATTGCTGTACGGCCAAAGGAAAAACTGATAGAGATTGTGTACAGAACAAAATACCTGATGATGACCCGGTGCACCGCTTCTCAGACATCAGGTGTCTGAACATGACGCGACCGGAGTCTTTTCAGTCCACTGGCTGTGTGAAAAATGGAACAGTTCCAGAAAGG ATCGTATCGTCTACACCTCTGATCGACCTATCGATGATATATGGGAGCGTTTTAAAATCGCTACTGGCAAACGGAAGACTATTCAAAGGAGGCTTACTGAAGTATGAGAATTCTAATGGAAGAATCTGGCCTCCAAGTACCAAATCTCAAGCTAACCTTTGCTTTTTAAACGACAAGCCTAGAGAAACAAGATGTCATGCAACAC CCGATATTGGTAGCAATACACTTGCTAGTGTCAATTTAATGAGTATTTGGTTTTGGAGGCACCACAATTTCATCGCGGAACAATTGGCAAAGATCAACCCGTGTTGGGATGACAATACGCTTTTTAATACAGCGAGAGACATAAATATCGCTGTAGCTCTACAGATATATCTTTATGAGCTGTTACCTCTTTTCTTGG GTCGTGACAATTTGGTCAGAGATGGTGTACTATCGCCTTCATTTGGATACAGAGATGCGTACAATCCTGAAATACTACCACAAGTTTCGCTCGAGTACCCGTTCGTCTTGCGATGGCTCCACAGCGTCCAGGAAGGCACCCTTAA aATGTACGACACAAAGGGATATTATCTCAAGCAGTATCCGATAGTGAACCTCACTTTGAGAACAGGCTTCTTCGATGTGGACAATAACATAGATTATATAACACAAGGAGCTTTCAGACAAGGCAGTGCTAATATTGACCATACAGCTGATCctgat atcGTTGATATCGGCTTGGGTCCTCACCAAAGAGCATCAGATCTGATGACAAACGACATCTCCAAGAACAGATATTTTGGATTCCAGCCTTACGTTAAATACCACGAATTTTGCTTCGGTAAAACTATCAAGAAATGGGGAGACCTGGAAGGAGTAATTGACCCCGAG AGGATCGAAATACTCAAAGATTTGTACGAAGATGTTGAAGACATGGACCTCTTGGCCGGTATTTGGGTTGAGAGGCGCATTAAAGGTGGTTTCGTGCCGCCAACCTTCTACTGCTTGGTTGTGGAACAGCTAGTCCGCAATATTGTATCTGATAGACATTGGTACGAGAGCTCGAAAAGACCCAACGCCTTTAGTTTAC AACAACTTTTCGAAATAAGGAAAGCTAGTATAGCTCGAATCCTTTGTGACGTTGGCGATAAGGTCACCGAAATACAGCCTCAAGCGTTCCTCAGACCGCATTCAAG aaacaGAATAAGTCGCTGCGAGAATATTCCCGGCATCGACTTCACAGCCTGGAAGGACTTCAAATGCAACGAACAGTACACCTGGCAATTAGTGAATGAATAG